A window of the Cucurbita pepo subsp. pepo cultivar mu-cu-16 chromosome LG01, ASM280686v2, whole genome shotgun sequence genome harbors these coding sequences:
- the LOC111795586 gene encoding phosphatidylinositol 4-kinase gamma 5-like: MSRKLDSPVQTQMAVAALKSPLSRAYRSKNGMEEKQPVGRRQVFVQTDTGCVLGMELDRSDNAHTVKRRLQLALNIPTEESSLTFGDVILKNDLSAIRNDSPLLLTRNLLHRSSSTPCLSPTGKDLRLRDQSGPIEILGHPDHFAGTRRLVKEIVKGIKLGIDPIPVHGGLGGAYYFRNGKGESVAIVKPTDEEPFAPNNPKGFVGKALGQPGFKRSVRVGETGFREVAAYLLDYEHFANVPPTALVKITHSIFNVNDWVNGNKPQAHKKKAVSKIASFQQFIPHDFDASDHGTSSFPVAAVHRIGILDIRIFNTDRHAGNLLVRKLDGIGSFGQVELIPIDHGLCLPETLEDPYFEWIHWPQASIPFSDDELKYIENLDPIKDCEMLRMELPMIREACLRVLVLCTIFLKEAAASGLCLAEIGEMMSREFRSGEEEPSELELVCLEARQMIAEREFSSPIYEWGSEDFQFDLDCEDGELDYNSSMAADQCLGWSHYQLGGLGGLHGRNPLSKLEESIEEGGEDSGGEELGETGIFPPSEPISVSKLSMSLKNTVLGNKNQKNQKYQVTKPEFGYITNTSAGHRSANEQFPPSVSFVKLGDMNEEDWSLFLDKFPELLRPAFAKRKSAALGPRQRQRLGTSCQF; the protein is encoded by the coding sequence ATGTCACGGAAGTTGGACAGTCCAGTTCAGACTCAAATGGCAGTTGCAGCACTCAAGAGCCCACTCAGCAGGGCTTACCGCTCAAAAAATGGAATGGAAGAAAAACAGCCAGTTGGAAGGAGACAAGTTTTTGTGCAAACTGATACGGGATGTGTCCTGGGAATGGAATTAGATCGTAGTGACAATGCTCATACGGTGAAAAGGAGGTTGCAGCTTGCCCTCAATATTCCCACAGAGGAGAGCTCCCTAACATTTGGGGATGTGATACTGAAGAATGATCTTAGTGCCATTCGAAATGATTCTCCTCTTCTCCTCACGAGAAATCTGTTGCACAGAAGTTCATCTACTCCATGTCTCTCGCCCACTGGGAAGGATCTCCGTCTTAGGGACCAGAGTGGACCTATTGAGATATTAGGGCATCCAGATCATTTTGCTGGCACGAGACGGTTAGTCAAAGAGATTGTGAAAGGTATAAAGTTGGGTATTGATCCGATTCCTGTTCATGGTGGGCTTGGTGGTGCGTACTATTTTAGGAACGGGAAAGGTGAAAGTGTCGCAATTGTGAAGCCTACTGATGAAGAACCTTTTGCACCAAATAATCCAAAAGGTTTTGTTGGAAAAGCTCTTGGACAACCTGGATTTAAGCGCTCTGTGCGTGTTGGGGAGACTGGATTCAGAGAAGTTGCAGCTTATCTTCTTGACTACGAACATTTTGCAAACGTGCCTCCGACAGCCTTAGTGAAGATCACTCACTCAATCTTCAATGTAAATGATTGGGTGAATGGTAACAAGCCTCAGGCTCACAAGAAAAAGGCAGTTAGTAAAATTGCTTCCTTCCAACAATTCATTCCACATGATTTTGATGCCAGTGATCATGGGACTTCTAGTTTCCCTGTCGCGGCTGTTCATCGTATAGGTATTTTAGATATTAGGATTTTTAATACGGATAGGCATGCTGGGAATCTCTTAGTTCGGAAACTTGACGGAATAGGAAGTTTTGGACAAGTGGAGCTTATTCCTATAGATCACGGTCTTTGTTTGCCGGAAACTTTAGAGGATCCGTACTTTGAGTGGATTCATTGGCCTCAAGCGTCAATCCCATTTTCAGATGATGAGCTCAAGTATATTGAAAATCTTGATCCGATAAAAGACTGTGAAATGCTTAGGATGGAGCTACCCATGATCCGTGAAGCTTGTCTTCGGGTTTTGGTACTGTGTACAATTTTTCTGAAGGAAGCTGCTGCTTCTGGTCTCTGTCTTGCTGAGATTGGTGAGATGATGAGCAGAGAATTTCGTAGTGGAGAGGAGGAACCCAGTGAACTTGAGCTAGTATGTCTTGAGGCTAGGCAGATGATAGCAGAGAGGgagttctcttctccaatatATGAGTGGGGCAGTGAGGATTTCCAGTTTGACTTAGACTGTGAGGATGGAGAATTAGACTATAACTCAAGTATGGCAGCGGATCAGTGTTTGGGCTGGTCACATTACCAGCTTGGTGGACTTGGAGGCCTGCATGGACGCAATCCACTCTCGAAATTGGAGGAAAGCATTGAGGAGGGGGGAGAAGATAGTGGAGGGGAGGAGCTAGGAGAAACAGGCATCTTTCCACCTTCTGAACCCATTTCTGTGTCAAAGCTTTCTATGTCTCTCAAGAATACCGTACTGGGCAATAAGAACcagaaaaaccaaaagtacCAGGTCACAAAACCTGAGTTTGGATATATTACCAACACATCTGCAGGGCACAGGAGTGCAAACGAGCAGTTTCCTCCAAGTGTCAGTTTTGTAAAGCTTGGAGATATGAACGAGGAAGACTGGTCGCTGTTCCTGGATAAATTTCCAGAGCTCCTTCGCCCAGCATTTGCCAAACGCAAATCTGCAGCTCTCGGGCCGAGGCAGAGGCAGAGACTTGGTACTTCTTGCCAGTTTTGA
- the LOC111808835 gene encoding uncharacterized protein LOC111808835: IAAPPFSITMALKSLLKPKCFTRKAILSSSIASSSLFSSLCKERIFSLPSESPPAAKKVPFTHSVHGITLQDPYHWMANTADPDLADFLRRENLYADAFMADTQILQRRLFSEMTSRIPTKVSTPPEPWGPWFYYQYIPEGKEYPVLCRRLQNEKTNWLKKLTQFAKGNSGKQEEVLLDWNEIAKQYGYVHVGTCRVSPDHNFLAYTVDITGSEHFMLQIKDLRSGLMIPKLQEGVVSLAWAEEGRTLFYTQADENQRPYRVFSTKLGFSDTEEDVLVFVENDPNYCVDITSTKDGKFITVNSNSRTSSEVYIIDANNSLSGLQRIHKRIPGIQYFLEHHRGFFYILTNAPLEKKGDCSKEDYYVAQCRVEDIKSANWQDTVLQSEDFSIQDMDVFSGHLVLFVNKNGVPMLCSINLPLDANHKHRLEIEKLDPWFFPLPSNSCSVAPGSNHDFTSSLYRVVLSSPVMPDLIVDYDMSKRVFSIIQQEEVEVKHDVKLKTYQPDASDIEKVSQNKRENFETRESETWKDFSDSYCCERKEVISHDGIRVPLTILYSPSTFQKGRSPGVLQGYGAYGEVLDKSWCPSRLSLLDRGFVLAFADIRGGGGGDSSWHRCGSGLEKQNSIQDFIFCANFLIDNGYVHKDRLGSIGYSAGGLLVGAAINMHPDLFGAAILKVPFLDICNTLLDPSLPLTILDYEEFGNPEIAMQFESILSYSPYDNISKGSCYPPMLVTASFRDARVGVWEAAKWVAKIRDTTCCRCSTSAILKTNMVGGHFGEGGLYGGCEETAYDYAFLIKVLGTSDRDSTFS; this comes from the exons ATTGCTGCGCCGCCATTTTCAATCACCATGGCTCTTAAATCCCTGCTAAAACCCAAATGCTTCACTAGAAAAGCCATCCTTTCTTCCTCCATAGCGTCTTCTTCGTTATTCTCCTCTCTCTGCAAAGAACGTATCTTCTCACTGCCTTCCGAATCCCCACCTGCTGCTAAAAAAGTTCCTTTCACTCACTCAGTTCATGGCATTACGCTACAAGATCCCTACCACTGGATGGCCAACACCGCCGACCCTGATCTCGCCGACTTCCTCCGTCGAGAAAACTTGTATGCCGATGCTTTCATGGCCGACACTCAGATTCTGCAGCGGCGGCTCTTCTCCGAGATGACGAGTCGAATACCCACCAAGGTTTCCACTCCTCCTGAGCCTTGGGGACCCTG GTTTTACTACCAATACATCCCGGAGGGGAAGGAATACCCAGTTCTATGCCGCAGGTTACAGAACGAGAAAACCAATTGGTTAAAGAAACTTACCCAATTTGCTAAAGGAAATTCTGGGAAGCAGGAGGAAGTTTTACTTGATTGGAATGAAATTGCTAAACAATATG GCTATGTTCATGTGGGAACTTGTCGTGTTTCACCAGACCACAACTTTCTAGCATACACAGTTGATATTACAGGCAGTGAACACTTCATGCTTCAGATTAAAGACCTGAGAAGTGGACTGATGATTCCCAAGTTACAGGAGGGAGTTGTAAGTTTGGCTTGGGCGGAAGAAGGCAGGACACTTTTCTACACACAAGCAGATGAGAATCAGAGGCCTTACAG GGTTTTCTCCACAAAACTTGGATTCAGCGACACCGAAGAAGATGTCTTGGTGTTTGTTGAAAATGATCCCAACTATTGTGTCGACATAACGAGTACGAAAGATGGGAAGTTCATAACCGTGAATTCGAACTCGAGGACTTCTTCTGAG GTTTATATTATAGATGCTAACAACTCGTTAAGCGGTTTGCAAAGAATACACAAACGCATTCCGGGTATTCAATACTTTCTGGAACATCATCGTGGTTTCTTTTATATCCTAACAAATGCTCCTCTTGAAAAGAAAGGGGATTGTTCGAAGGAAGATTATTACGTAGCTCAATGTCGAGTTGAAGATATCAAGTCAGCAAATTGGCAG GATACCGTCCTTCAAAGCGAAGATTTCAGTATACAGGACATGGACGTTTTTAGTGGACATCTTGTGCTTTTTGTCAATAAGAATGGTGTTCCAATGTTATGTTCAATCAATTTGCCTTTAGATGCTAATCATAAG CATCGTTTGGAGATCGAGAAACTCGACCCATGGTTTTTCCCTCTTCCCTCAAACTCCTGCAGCGTAGCTCCAGGATCGAACCATGACTTCACGAGCTCGTTATACCGTGTGGTGCTTTCGTCTCCAGTG ATGCCTGATTTGATTGTTGATTATGATATGTCTAAAAGGGTCTTCTCGATCATTCAACAAGAGGAAGTAGAAGTTAAGCATGATGTTAAACTTAAAACATATCAACCAGATGCGTCGGATATCGAGAAAGTTTCgcaaaacaaaagagaaaacttCGAGACTCGTGAATCCGAAACTTGGAAGGACTTTTCTGATTCATACTGTTGTGAGAGGAAGGAAGTTATATCACATGATGGAATCAGAGTACCCTTGACCATATTGTATTCCCCTTCGACTTTTCAGAAAGGACGGTCACCCGGAGTTCTACAAGGGTATGGAGCATATGGTGAGGTTCTTGATAAAAGTTGGTGTCCTTCTCGCCTGAGTTTACTTGATCGTGGTTTCGTGCTGGCATTTGCAGATATCAG gggaggtggtggtggtgattcTTCATGGCATAGATGTGGGAGTGGGCTTGAGAAACAAAACTCAATACAAGACTTTATCTTTTGTGCGAATTTTCTCATTGATAATGGCTATGTTCATAAGGATCGGCTGGGTTCCATTGGATACAGTGCAGGAGGCCTGCTTGTTGGAGCTGCTATCAACATGCATCCTGACCTGTTTGGAGCAGCCATTTTGAAG GTTCCGTTTCTCGACATATGTAACACGCTACTAGATCCCAGTTTACCACTCACCATTCTCGACTATGAAGAATTCGGAAACCCAGAGATAGCAATGCAGTTTGAGTCTATCTTGAGCTACTCTCCTTACGACAATATCTCTAAGGGAAGTTGTTATCCTCCAATGCTTGTCACAGCCTCATTCCGTGATGCAAG GGTTGGAGTATGGGAAGCTGCCAAATGGGTGGCAAAAATCCGAGACACGACATGCTGTCGTTGTTCGACTTCTGCAATTTTGAAGACCAATATGGTTGGAGGACACTTTGGTGAAGGTGGTCTCTATGGTGGATGTGAAGAGACAGCTTACGACTACGCTTTTCTCATCAAAGTCCTCGGAACTTCGGACCGGGATTCAACTTTTTCGTAA